The Heliangelus exortis chromosome Z, bHelExo1.hap1, whole genome shotgun sequence genomic sequence TGAGCTCCCGGCGGATGAATGCAGTGGGCAGCGATGTCCTGAGCACTGCTGTgacaaaggcagcagcaaatGTCATAGATACAAAGGGAGTTGCAGGTAAGAGCACGGTCATGGGGTTCAGTGGAGGCAGTCAGAAGTGTCTTTGTCTGCCTCTCCCTTGCTTGGTGTGgtaggaagaaggagaagagggtTTTCTTGGACTGgccaagggagcagctggtcTGGCAGCTGAGAATCACAtaatcactgaatggtttgggttggaagtgacctgaaagctcatccagttccatcccctcctcccagcagcccagggtgctccaagccccatccaaccttcaacgctgccagggatggggcagccacagcttctgggggcaacctgggacaggggctcaaCACTctcaccccaaaggatttcttcctcatgtccaacaCCAATCTCTACTTTCccattttaaatgctttccccttgtcttctccctacccccccgtgtccaaagctttcttggagccccttcagatattggaaggttgctctgagctcacctgggagcctcctcttctccaggctgaacaaccccaatccctcagcctggcttcccagggagctgctcagccctctgggCATTTcaggggctctgctctggatgtgttccaggagctctgtgtccttctgatgctggggactccagaactggacccagcactgcaggggtggtctcagcagagcagagtagagaagaggagagggagaatcacctcccttgacgAAGGGCACAACTGGAGGAACTCCAGGAGCAGACCTttctgctggaggagaagctgtTTCCTGATCCTGCTAGAGTTAGTGTGGGAGTTGTCTGAATGAGGGCAAGTCCCTGTGCCATCAGTGTCTGTCCCTGGGGGCTCTTCTGGGAGTCCCTGGATATGGGTTTGCTGGGCTAAAGGCAGTGGACTCTCCTGGTGTGAAGTGGGACAGCTGAACACTCATGAGGTTGAACTGTAGCCTGGTTTCCCTGGAAAGTGGCCTCAGCCCTATCAGGTGCCAtccccagtgctgtgctgagccaggctggaggagcctGCAGCAAAGAGGATTCTGCCCTTGTCTGGAGCTGTAGCCTGTCCTACTCTAAGCAGGAGACTGGACAGGAGacctccagagctcccttccaccAGCATTTCTGGAATCTGAGCTTCATTTGCTGTGAGTTGGAGAGACATCTTTTGACTGTAAGACCCCTTGGCTCTCATCCCTTGTGCTCCAGGCTGGCTATTGACTGTGCTCTCAGAGCTGCTTTGTGCCAGGTGGATGTCCTATGGAGTCCAGGGGGGAAACATCATGTTCTGCCCACCCTGCAGGTCTGAGCTGCAGAAGTGGCAACCAGATTGTCTTGGGGAACTTCCTAGATTTTTCTCTAGTCTGGAGTGGCTTTTCTAAATTCTAAGGAGCAGAAAGTTCTTGGTATCAGTGATGGCACCAGCGTAAAGCCCAGAGTGCTTGGTATGTGGCAGTCTCACCAGAAGTTCTCAGCcttcctgtgcctgctgcaaTGCCTTCTGTACAGTCAGCACCTACATGTGGCagcaacaaaacagaacaggGAAGGGCTGTagccttttccttcctgctgtgcCCCATGAGATAAACTGAACTGAAGTTCTAAAGCTTGAAAATCCCCCCAGTGACTAACTGGTGTTGACCCAAGAGACACCACTGAGTGGATTTGGATTgtggttgtgttttctgtggttttgtttccaaatactcccttttcctgcttccctccaaAGCTTTGATGCAGGATGTGGCCCAGGACGATGTGCAGAATGTCTCCGTCTTCCTCCCGCCTTGTAATGAAGATGCTGACAAGCCAGAAAATGTATACAAGTTTGAGGACAGTATCTTTTCCTGTGGCACAGTGGTTTCCCACACCTGTGATCCCCACTGTTGGTGGTCTGGCCTGTGAGAGTGAGTGCTGCCAGGATGAGCCAAGCCTTCCCTCCTTACCAGCCACAAGAGCAGAGATGTGCTGCGTTGAGATTTTTGGGCCCATAAGTCCCATATTCTGCGTCTGTCCTGCAGACAGCAGATGCTGTGTCTGCATCTGCTCAattggcagcagctcagctgggagcAGTAATGGAGTGAGCTGGGCAGGAGAAGTGGCTGCTGGTTGAGCCATAGTTCTTCAAAGACCTTTGTGGCTAGCCAGCTTCCTACTCTTGTCCTtgccccctgctcctccttccctgctccctaAGGCAGGAGTGGATGGAGCTTGTCTCACTGTGGGCTGCCCAGACCAGGGGCAGAGCAAAGGTGTGcttgttcttttccttaaaaCCCTACCAGTTCTGTCCCCAGCAGAGTATGAAGCCCTGCGTGttccagcagcagtgtttgtTAACATCACTCCAGAAGAGATCACCAAGAAAGCTGAAGATAAAAGGTaatgctgctgccagcagccttGTAGCAGTCAAGGTGGGCAAAGCAGGGTCAGTAGGTGGTTGTCTGGGAGGAGGAtggcagagctggctgagcGTGGTGTCCCAGCCACCTTCTGACTTCTGTGGGGCTTGCTTTGGAAGGAGAGGCTGATGTGGACCCACACCTGGAGTTGTTGAGTCTGCAGTGCAGGGACCTTGGTGGCTGGAAGGGATGAGGTGGGCTTTGATGGGAAGGTGTGCTCACCTGGCAGGCTCTGGGGCTGCCCTTTATCCATCACCAGGGAGCTCCTCTCAGGCAGCTGAGCACTGAAGTTACAGCTGTGTCCTGTCCTCTGATGCAGCTGGGTCCTGGTTCTTCAAGCTTCAtcttccccctctttctccttcagccATTGCTCCTTTGTTTTAGAGGAGCTGAAGTTCCTGCCTGCTGATGAGAAGAGCCGAGACCACAAAGCCCGATGCCTCTGGTTCCTGGACACCCTGATTAAATTCAGCTACCTGAAAGTGATCAAGAAGAAACGTAAGAGACTTTCTAGCTCCTCCATTATAAGCCCCCTGCTGAGACTTGGTCTGTAATTACTGCAGTAGGAAACATTAAAGTTGCCCAGAACAAGCTGTGATCAAACAGCCAGCTGTAGCAGCTGCCTTTGTGTTGAGGATCTCCATGCTGTTAAGGATTGTTAGATCTGCATCTGCTGAGAGATGTATGTCTGATCCTTTTGAACACTTTCATAACTGCTGTGCCTCAGGATGGTACCATGGGATCCTCTTAGCAGGAGTCAGGGAAGCTTAGATAGGGAATTTTGAGATTCTTCCTAGTTTATTGATAGTTCTGTACTTATAAacatgttttgtattttcacaCTTCGGTTGCAAGGCAAGAAGCTGGAAACTCAGCTCCTCACCTCATCCAGCCATCGTATCCCAGGTGTCAGAGGCACACAGGACACAATACCTCCTTTATATGTCCTTTTGTGCTTTCAAGGATGTTCTCATCATCCTTGGCTTACTAGCTTAATGTGATCTCTGTTGtctggaatcatagaatgtcaggttggaagatCAAGGATCTTCTCAAGGATCCTCTGGAccaacccttctcatattattgtttatctgagatgtcccagcacccactgaGCTGAGACTTTAAACTTTCCAAAGTAGGGGAATAAGGATCTTTCTTTTAACCTTTCTTTAATCTCTCTTTTAAAATGGTGGGAACCACTGCTGTGGTGGGAAAGCACTGCACGAAATGTTTGGGTTGAGGTGCTCAAGACTTGCCATCTTCTGCAGTACTTGTGCACCTGAGTCTCCTTGTCAGTGCTGAAAGTGTCACTGTTGGCATTTTCAGGGTCAGAGGTGTGAGGCAGGAGGAAATGGCAAGCCTGTCTCTGAATGTCTTCCTGCATTTCTGGAGACAGAAGATTTGCCCCAAGGGGGATGTGGAAATGGCTTGCCTTGATGCTAATGGGAATTTGTGAGTGTGGTGTCAGTTTGAATTGTATTTTGTGATAGGATCACATTAAAGAAGTGGATGGGTAGGTGCACATGCACAGGTTTTAGATTGGGTGGTGTCACAAGTGGAAGATCCCATtagtaaaggaaataaaagctgttgGGAGCCTCTCTCTGACATGAAAAATGGTGAGACCTACAAATGGACTGTGCAGGCACCTTCTAGGTTCTGTGTGATCCTAGGATGCAGGTTGCTTATTCCACTGCAAATCTCTTTCTGTCCTAGATCCAATGGGTCCTGAATGCCCACACATGATTAGCAGGAAACTCATGAAGAATTTCACTTCACTGACCTACAACAATGGCAGGTAAGGAACTGTGCTTGCTATGATGGTCTTAAGGCAGAGAGTTCATCATGAACCTCAGCAGTGTAGGGCTGAACATAGGACTGAGTTCCCTGTGTGGATTCTCCATGGAAACCTACACTGACCACACTGTGAAGGTTCACACTGGTTAACTCCTGCCATGGCACCTGTGTCTGCACAGAACAAAGTTCTGCCCGAGGTTTGCCCAGGCACTGCCCTGCCAGCAGTGACCAGGCTTGGTGTAGAAGGTAGGGTCTGGCCCTGGAGGTCATCCAGGAGAATCTGGAGCAGAGGCCggggagctgctccctgcttggTCCTCCTTTCCCCCTTGTCTGCTGCTGTGTTGTCTCACTGCAGGCATGAGCAGAGAATTCAAGTCCAAATGAGCCAGATTTGTCCCAAAGCAGTGAGAAAGGGAGGATTTCAGCCAGGGATGGGTTGTTTATTTGAGGTGCTGTTAGTAGTAATGCTGCATGCCCTTAGAGcagcttctctttgctttcttcatgCAAGGACCTGCCTGCCAAAGGGCTGAAGGGCCATTAGTTGGTGGTTTTGTCAAGGCTGCCTGGTGGTAACCCAAGGGCCTGCAGTTCTACACAGAAACGGTGAACATGTGAGGGGAACAGAGAAGCCTGTTGGCCCCCGAGGTCAGAGGCCTCTGTTTCTgagctctttttctgtttgcagatgTTAGTCATGTCTGActtggtctccagttctgtctggggtttgtgttttgcCTTCAGTGACTCTCATCCCAAACATTCTCGCTCTCCTCCATGCAGTGTTCAGAACTTGGTCTCTTCCTCCATGAAGGCAAAAATCGCAGCATACGTCATTGCACTGGCTCTGCACATCAACAGCTTCCAAACAGACCTCACCATCCTGCAGAATGACCTgaagctccaggagagcaggTGAGTTTGCTCACACCTGCTGAGATGTGCTGTGATCCTCCAGCAAAGGGCCCTGGGGGAGagcactggagctgctctggtgcAGGGACACCTGGCAGTGAGTCCCTCCACTGCAGATGGGCTTTTGACTGTGCTGAAGCTTTGTTCTGAAGCCCTGGTGCTCATGAAGGAGCTCTGAAGGCTCTGAAACAGAGGCTCTGAAAGGGCACTTGCTGCTAAGAGGACCTTGGGTGCATCAAGAGgttcttcagcttctctgcaggGAATGAAACTGAGACAGGCAGCAAAAAAGGGACTTGGGGCCAGTTCCAGGAGAAGAATCCTACCCACTGCCATCCATTCTGTGACAAAACACATCACTCTTCACCTCCCTATCCTCTGAGCCCCCTCTTCCTGCAGAGCTCCCCTCCCTGATGCAGCTGGCAGTACCAGGAGGGGTTTTGTCCTCACACTCATGCTGACAGCCTGTGGTTGGTGTTCACATGCAGGGATCCCAGGCCCTTGAAATTCACTCACTCAGGGCTTCGCACCAAGGGTCGTGTTTCTGCTGGGCTTGGGGGCTTCCAGGAATGTACCACAAAAAGAGAACTATGAGCAGAACTACTGGCTGTAGGTTTGAGAGGAGGATTTGCCAGATCAGGGTTTAGTAAAAGTGAATGGGCAGAAAACAGCTTGAAAATCAGCTGCTGGGCAAACAACCCTGGCTGTGTTAGCTGTGTTAGCTCTGTGTTAGCTCTCCCCGACATTTCACTGATCCCCAGGAGAACAGGTAGGAAGAATGTGCATCGGCTGCTGGCTGCAAGATCTGCCTTTCCCAGCAGGTGTCATCCAGAgtctgctgccagctccagctctggtgTCCTGTGGGATAATTCAGGAAGGGTTAGGTCCCATCAGCCACCCCACAGCTCATTAATGCTGCCCTATTTGTGGCTGCTGGGCCCTGCTCATTAGtgtccctctcccagcccatcTGCAGGTGATGGTGATCCCAGGATGTGTTCCTCCTGACTCAGACACACTGATCTGTCCTCACTGGGGTGGCTGGAGGTCCTGCAGGCTggtgggagctgcagaaggACAGACACCctttctctgcagctgggaaggcaccatgggctgtgctgagggctcTGTTTGGACTGTTAAGGTCCAGCAGTAAGTTCTGATCAGAGCCCTGTGTGGCCTCTTGGCTTTGCAAGCTTCCTGGTCACCCTTGGTGCAATGgcttctgttttttcccagttATGCTCTTTTATGGGTAGTGGTGGGTTTAACAGCTGTGTCTGCTGTTCTATTCCATACATTTCTCTTTTTGGAACTAAGCTTTTTGTGGAAGCCATGTTGGTTTTCACAGTTGTTTTGTTCATAactgctgtgctggagctgggaacaCAGGGCACAGGATTGTGctgagaggggagaggaggctgGGACCTGCCACGAAAGCTGAGGAGAGACACATAGCCCTGGGACACCTGGTGAGGTGATCCTTGCTTGGAGTGGGAAAgtttatagaatcacaggatgtcaggttggaagggacctgaagtatcctctgctccaacccttctgatattgTTTATCTGaggtgtctcagcaccctgctgaGTTGAGACTTTaaactttccagagtgggggaacccacctcttcccctgggagaccattcccaTGTCTGACTGTCCTCGGGGTGAgcaatttttctcttgtgttcaATCAGAATCTCCTCAGGAGCAACTTGcgcccattgccccttgtcttgtccatgggactccttggaaatagggagtctccatcttctttgaGTGAAGGCCCCTTCCCAA encodes the following:
- the POLR1E gene encoding DNA-directed RNA polymerase I subunit RPA49 gives rise to the protein MAAPSAATWRYRGDPEMGQPAAIVQFSNGRLREPGGMRFTAYRHRDTAHPRYRHRRILVSETERLSYVGNNFGSGVMKCNSLCRYFVGVLDKESGQMEVYNAEIFNMQPWLSDNSMPDDTTDYQKKSYREKVDLCIEAFGTSKQKRALSSRRMNAVGSDVLSTAVTKAAANVIDTKGVAALMQDVAQDDVQNVSVFLPPCNEDADKPENVYKFEDILSPAEYEALRVPAAVFVNITPEEITKKAEDKSHCSFVLEELKFLPADEKSRDHKARCLWFLDTLIKFSYLKVIKKKHPMGPECPHMISRKLMKNFTSLTYNNGSVQNLVSSSMKAKIAAYVIALALHINSFQTDLTILQNDLKLQESRMMDIARAMRLKISKAKGLPELGNDSNHKLGTLSLPLPESKPSGGRLKRKKMN